Proteins encoded by one window of Marixanthomonas sp. SCSIO 43207:
- a CDS encoding Crp/Fnr family transcriptional regulator, which produces MNSELRSLRNHIEEIVKLTDEEWKFVSSHFEYKKLKKHQFLIQVGQPVDYEFWIIEGLIRAYNIDEKGKEHILRFGMENYWISDHYAFQFQIPATIFVDCLEDSKFLCLSFENRELICNEVHAMANFFRIKANYGYVSLQRRILSLLTQTAEERYDGLLEKLPKLIQRVPKKLLASYLGVSRETLSRLKG; this is translated from the coding sequence ATGAATTCAGAACTACGTTCACTACGCAATCATATTGAAGAAATAGTTAAATTAACCGATGAAGAATGGAAGTTTGTTTCTTCACATTTTGAATACAAAAAACTTAAAAAACATCAATTTTTAATTCAAGTTGGTCAACCTGTAGATTATGAGTTTTGGATTATTGAAGGATTAATAAGAGCATATAATATAGACGAAAAAGGAAAAGAACACATTCTTCGATTTGGGATGGAGAATTATTGGATAAGTGATCACTATGCATTTCAGTTTCAAATACCTGCAACCATATTTGTAGACTGCCTTGAAGACTCTAAGTTTCTTTGTTTAAGTTTTGAAAATCGTGAATTGATTTGCAATGAGGTTCATGCAATGGCAAATTTTTTCAGAATTAAAGCCAATTATGGTTATGTGAGTTTGCAACGCCGAATCCTTTCATTGTTAACCCAAACTGCAGAAGAACGTTATGATGGTCTATTGGAAAAATTACCCAAACTCATTCAACGAGTACCCAAAAAACTACTAGCCTCCTACTTAGGTGTAAGTCGTGAAACATTAAGCAGACTGAAAGGTTAA
- a CDS encoding NAD(P)H-dependent oxidoreductase, protein MKKALVLFAHPKFENSRANAALVNRLSTKHHVTFHDLYENYPTFHINVKKEQELLQQHDIIIWHHPFYWYSGPALLKQWMDMVLEFNWAYGPEGNALQGKTVFNVITTGGSREVYCSEGYNSFTVNEFLRPFQQTANLCGMKYLPPFALMGSHRLSDEDLITYADQYENLIDLLQDDFQVETLSNCYFLNDLALLNK, encoded by the coding sequence ATGAAAAAAGCTTTAGTTTTATTTGCCCATCCAAAATTTGAAAATTCACGTGCCAATGCAGCCTTGGTAAATCGTTTAAGTACAAAGCACCATGTCACATTTCACGATTTATATGAAAATTACCCTACTTTTCATATAAATGTAAAGAAAGAACAAGAGCTACTTCAGCAACACGATATTATAATATGGCATCATCCGTTTTACTGGTATAGTGGCCCTGCTTTATTGAAGCAATGGATGGATATGGTGTTAGAATTTAATTGGGCTTATGGTCCTGAAGGGAATGCCTTACAGGGCAAAACAGTGTTTAATGTAATTACAACTGGCGGCTCAAGAGAGGTTTATTGTTCTGAAGGTTACAATAGTTTTACTGTCAATGAATTTTTGCGTCCTTTTCAACAAACCGCAAACTTGTGCGGCATGAAATATTTACCACCATTTGCTTTGATGGGGTCCCATCGATTATCTGATGAAGACTTAATCACCTATGCCGATCAATATGAAAATTTAATTGATTTATTACAAGATGATTTTCAAGTTGAAACTTTATCCAACTGTTATTTCTTAAACGATTTAGCACTATTAAATAAATAA
- a CDS encoding monovalent cation:proton antiporter-2 (CPA2) family protein has translation MTGSLLFEAIVFLSGALVCVFIAKKLGLSSVLGYLIAGVLIGPYVLGFIGEEGEDILHFAEFGVVVMLFLIGLEIEPKNFWKMRKSIIGMGGIQVILTVTLTYLLFTFLGFDWQVALVIGMAVSLSSTAIALQTIKEKGLMDTTFGISSFSILLFQDIIVIFMLGALPLLSNGTQDLSSDAGHGTASLIENLPIGLQTLAIIASVVLIILVGSYLIVPILRKVAKTGVRELLIAAAFLIVFAISYLMEFVGLSPALGAFLGGVVLSTSEFKHELESTLEPFKNLLLGLFFMAVGASINFIVIAESPLTIGGLLFTIIILKAAVLYVTGRIFKLKLDQKLLLTFSLAQVGEFAFVLLSFAFQLNILKPEQMDMMLVITAVSMSLTPILSVINERFILPKVGTKESIKRPMDHIAKTQKVILVGFGHFGSTVGRFLRSHGVEATILDIDSNRVDFLRKMGFDVYYGDATRLDLLESAGIAQAKLLICAIDNPSVTKEVAKLVKEKYPHVELLVRAKNRYEAYELLNLGIENIYRETLDTSLSLASAALHKLGFRKYTLNRQVQNFITYDEESLRRLAKEPNRDENYIFKARQELEQQEDLLEKDLKRGIVTYDKHWDGEHIRKSLHQDENQDL, from the coding sequence ATGACGGGATCCTTACTTTTTGAAGCTATCGTTTTTTTATCTGGAGCTCTTGTTTGTGTATTTATTGCAAAAAAGCTAGGTCTAAGTTCAGTATTGGGGTATTTAATTGCCGGAGTACTTATTGGTCCTTATGTGCTTGGCTTTATTGGTGAGGAAGGTGAAGATATATTACATTTTGCTGAATTTGGTGTAGTGGTGATGTTATTTTTAATTGGCCTCGAAATTGAACCAAAAAATTTCTGGAAAATGCGTAAATCCATTATTGGTATGGGAGGCATTCAAGTAATATTAACCGTCACACTTACCTATTTACTATTTACATTTTTAGGTTTTGATTGGCAGGTGGCGCTGGTGATAGGAATGGCAGTTTCATTATCATCAACTGCTATAGCTTTACAAACCATAAAAGAAAAGGGATTAATGGATACCACATTTGGTATTAGCTCATTTTCTATCTTACTATTTCAGGATATTATCGTTATTTTTATGTTGGGTGCTTTACCATTATTATCAAATGGTACGCAAGATTTATCTTCAGATGCTGGACACGGTACAGCTTCACTTATAGAAAATCTTCCTATTGGCCTTCAAACTTTAGCTATTATTGCTTCGGTTGTTTTAATTATTTTGGTAGGAAGTTATTTAATCGTTCCAATCTTACGCAAAGTAGCCAAAACCGGAGTTCGTGAGTTGCTCATTGCTGCTGCATTTTTAATTGTTTTTGCTATTTCATATTTAATGGAGTTTGTAGGTCTTAGCCCTGCGCTTGGTGCCTTTTTGGGTGGCGTAGTATTATCTACCAGCGAATTTAAACACGAGCTAGAAAGCACGCTAGAACCTTTTAAAAATTTGCTGTTAGGCCTCTTCTTTATGGCGGTTGGTGCAAGTATTAACTTTATTGTCATTGCAGAAAGCCCTTTAACAATTGGTGGTCTTCTATTTACTATAATTATATTAAAGGCCGCTGTACTGTATGTAACAGGACGCATTTTTAAATTAAAACTAGATCAAAAACTACTGCTTACATTTAGTTTGGCACAAGTTGGTGAATTTGCCTTTGTACTGCTTTCGTTTGCATTTCAGCTCAATATACTTAAACCAGAACAGATGGATATGATGCTTGTGATTACAGCGGTATCTATGTCACTTACACCTATATTGAGTGTTATTAATGAACGGTTTATTCTACCAAAAGTAGGGACCAAAGAATCTATAAAACGTCCTATGGATCATATCGCAAAAACACAGAAAGTAATTCTAGTGGGGTTTGGGCACTTTGGGAGTACAGTAGGTCGTTTTTTGAGATCACACGGTGTAGAAGCAACAATCTTAGATATAGACTCAAACCGAGTAGATTTTTTACGAAAAATGGGCTTTGATGTGTATTATGGCGATGCAACTCGATTAGATTTACTGGAATCTGCTGGGATAGCTCAAGCCAAACTTCTTATTTGCGCTATTGACAATCCTTCAGTAACCAAAGAAGTGGCTAAGCTAGTAAAAGAAAAATATCCTCATGTAGAATTATTGGTGCGAGCAAAAAACAGATATGAAGCTTATGAGCTGTTAAATTTAGGTATCGAAAACATCTACAGAGAGACTTTAGACACATCATTATCACTTGCAAGCGCTGCTCTTCATAAATTAGGATTCAGAAAATATACATTAAATCGTCAAGTACAAAACTTTATTACCTATGACGAAGAGAGTTTAAGAAGGCTTGCAAAGGAACCCAATCGTGATGAAAACTACATATTTAAAGCACGTCAAGAACTAGAACAACAAGAAGACCTTCTAGAAAAAGATTTAAAAAGAGGTATTGTCACCTACGATAAACACTGGGATGGAGAACACATAAGAAAATCACTCCATCAAGATGAAAACCAAGATTTATAA